TTTTCCCTGAGGGTGCGGTGGGTGGGGGGAGCCCCTTGCCTCTCTGCTGATGCCTGGAGGTCGGTGCTCTCCATCCTGCCACTGGATGTTCATCCAAAGAGGGGTCAACGGTGGGGCTCAACAGATGTCACTCTTCTTGCTTCTCTGCTCAGGATCAACGGCCATCCAGGGAACTACGTGCGCATCGCTGGCAAGtggaggctggaggaggtgaGGGACTTGCTGTGAAACCCTCTGACCCCGCACCACAACTCCTACACTGCATTTCCCCGCTACCCAGCAAGGCTCTGCTGAGCCTCAGCTTGGCCAAGTAGCCCCTCAGGGCAGGTCACACTGCTTGCGGTGCACAACTCCTCTCTTATCCCTTTGCAGTGCCACCCCAGTGGCTGCATCACCGACCTCTTCATCCAGATGGCCATCATCATGATGCTCAAGCAGACCATCAGCAATCTGATGGAGTACCTCATCCCGTAAGTCTTCCTCCAGCCTGCAGAGCACTTCCCAGTGTTCCTGTATATGCAGGACAGCTTCCCAGCTCTTACACAGAATAACCCTGGCCTTTGGGCCAagatttcctccttttccccataTCAGGTCTCCAGGGCTGTCACTGCCAGCAGTTCAGCCCCACTGTCCTCTGCAGGCAGCGGTACAAATTGCTTCCTCCCCTTGCAGCTGGATAGGCCACAAAATACGCACTAGGCAGAAGCGCCCCAAGAAGAGAAATATGGTgttgggggaggaggaagagcctGAGGACCCCTGCAAAAAACAGTGGCTGAGCAACTATCAACTCAACGAGGTCAACATCTTCAGCTTGTTTGATGAGTTCTTGGAGATGGGTACGTAGGGAAGGGGAGGGTGAGCAAGGAGGGGTGCTGTGTGCAGTGCCATATGTCCTCCTTGGGTGGGGAGAGCCTGACGTTGGGGAGCCCTTGTATAGGCAAGGGAGAGCTCTGAGACCCAGCTCCATGCCCAGCCCCACTCCAAGAGCCCTGGCACACCAAGATCATTTGCAAAGTCAGGGAGGACAGGCAACTGTGTTGGCCTTGGGTCCCTGCCTAgcatcttcctctcctcctAGGAGCATCAAGGTGATGGCTGTAACCCTTAGGTGCTCCCTCTGCTTGGCTGGCTCAACCAGTGCCCAGTGGGGCCCCCATGGAGCTCCCTCTCTGATAGCTCTGGGAGAGGTGGGTGTCCcctttgggggtggggggtctCCAAGACAGGTCTATCTCCCCCTTTCAGTCTTGCGAGGCCCCTCTGACACAAGGCATAAAGCAGGACAAGCCCACACTGCAGCTGGGTCCCTGTGGGATGACCCCTCCAAGGCAGCTCTGTGCCATCACCCAGCATTTCCCCCTTCTGCAGTGATCCAGTACAGCTTCACCACCATTTTTGTGGCTGCCTTTCCCCTCGCCCCGCTGCTGGCTTTCTGCAACAACCTCTTCGAGATCCGTCTGGATGCCATCAAGATGATGCGCCTGCGCCGGCGCATGGTGCCCAGGAAGGCCAATGACATCGGTGAGATGGGGCCCTCTGTAGCTGCTGCTTGGGAAAACAGTGCAGGTGGTGAGCCCCTTCTAATGTGGGGAGGTCTGGAGCATCCCTTTGCCAGGGGCTGGTACCACTTGGCTGTGGAGCACGGGAGAGCTGTGTAttggggaaggagaagcaaTTTCAGATCCTGCAGAGGTTGAAGGGCATCTTGGATCTCTCCTTCGTTGAGCCAGGCCTCTTCTGGCTACGCCAAaccagctggggctgggtttGCAACCCCTGAAGAGTGGGAGAAAGCTGGCGGGGGGGGGTCTCAGTGTCTGCTCCTCTCCCGCAGGAATCTGGCTGCAGGTCCTGGAGGCCATTGGCATCCTGGCTGTCATCGGGAACGGACTGGTGATCGCCATCACGTCTGACTTCATCCCTGTGCAGGTCTACAAGTACACGTACAGCCCCTGCATGGTGgaaaacagcactgctgtggaGTAAGTGTTGCTGGTCAGGCGCacccacccctgcagccctgcctgcagtgTCCTGTCCTGCCTCGGTGCAAGAGTGTGAGGCGTCCCCCAGAGTGGGGTGGGTCAAAAAGAGTTTTCAAAAGTCTTCAGAAAGAGAGTTTTCCAGATGGCACCAACTTCAGCATCGCAGCCAGCCTCCCACTCACATCAGTGGGTAAACTGGTGCCTCTGAATGGAAAGAGCACTGTGTAGCACCCgagagctgcagggaggacTTTCAGCTGGGTGCCTGCCCatgccctctcctcccctccctcttttCCCACCTTGATTCACCAGCCAAACTCAGTTAAATTGGATAGAAGTCTCAGAGACTTTCATCCCCTCAGCTCTGTGAAAACGAGTGGCTGGGGAGTGGAGGGAGAGCCCCAGACAGAAGCTGGCTTCCCCCCAAATGGGAGGCTACAGTCTGTGCTCAACCGCACTACTAATCAGCTGAGAGTCCACATACCAGGGAACCCTTAGACACAAAAACTGATTGCTATAAAGACTGTCTGCCTGCAATCTGGGGCCTTTAagtcccccccaaaaaaggacACAAGAGCTGCAATTTCCTTTAGGGCATGCCATAACTTCTCCGAGTGTGGCCACAAAGCAGGAGTTTCCCCTCGCCGCAGGGTTTCTGTGCCCAGATGTGCCCTTTCCTCCCCCACAGCTGCCTGACCGGCTACATCAACCACAGCCTCTCCGTCTTCCACGTCCAGGACTTCGAGCCCCACACAAAGCTGGCCGAAAATCAGACAGACTTTGTCAGGGGCAAGATCACGGAGTGCAGGTACCGGCACCCCTGCCAGCCCCTCGCCACGGCACCTAGCCCCTGGAGGAAGCCACCAGAGCTCCCCTGGGACTGCCGTGGAGGGAGCTGAGGTGGGACGTGATGCCTGGCGAGGGGGGAGCCTGGGCTGGCGCTGacggggctctgctgcaggtaCCGGGATTACAGGAACGCTGACGACTACAGCTACACCGTCCAGTTCTGGCACGTCTTTGCAGCCCGGCTTgccttcctcatcctctttgAGGTGAGCACTTAGGGCAAGCTGCCCGGGGAGGCACAAAGAGGCTGGGGCAAACACGAGGGTGGTGGCACAGACCTGGGGAGCTGCTCACTGCCCGCGGTggctctgtttgttttctgcagcacGCGGCTCTGTGCGTCAAGCTGATCGCAGCCTGGTACGTCCCCGATGTCCCCCAATCAGTTAAGAATCATGTTCTGGATGAGAAACACAGCAACCTTCGGAAAGAACTGAGGTGGGTGATGCCCCAGAAGGTGCTAGGGGTTGCTGTGCTCAGAGACAACATGGTGTCCAGCTGGACACCCGGCTGGTTGCAGGATAAGCCCACTCCAGAGCCCCATGGTTGGGCTCCCTGCCTTCATGGGCACAGAGGAGCATGGGGCTATGAGCCCCTGCCTTCTGGTAAGCTCCTCCATCACACTTCTGGAGGTAGCTTCTCCCCAGCTTTCAGTCCAGCCCCTGTTCCTTAGGGCCTACAGCactaaatgttcattttaaggTGGGCTGCCTTACCTGGAGAGGAGGAGCCACCTCCCTCCATGCCTGCAGCATCACTGAGCAACCCCGGTGCCTGGCTTTCAAGTGTCTCAAGGCCAGTGAGAAGAGTTCCACCTGAGGTGATTCAATACTAAAGCTCACCAGAGGGCGGGTCTGCTTGCCTTCGACTTTTCCTTTAGGAAAGACgagctccaaaaaaaaacaaggagcaATTTTGTccaaattttccatttaaaactttgctggggggtgggggaaccCACAAAACAATTTCAGCTGGAGGCAGAATCAACTTAGCAGAAAGCTGTAGGTGCTGCTGTCCTCTAGGACTGAACCCTGCTCTGGAGGAGGGCGCAGCCTGCCCCTCCCCACAAGCCTCCCCTGAAATCCAGgtgagagcagagctgtgtgggGTTCAGGAAGCATCACACCACCACCATCCAGCTCCCAGGCTGCGGCTTCCCACCAGCAGAGAGATTTTGCACACACGGGGACTTTCCACAAACAGGGGGTCGTTCTTCGCTTATATCTGGCAAACGGCCCTGTTCCCACTCGGAACATTTTCCCactccccccttccttcccgATGTGGATATCCCATCCATaacctccctctcccttctcccccagcacGATGGAGTACTCCACCGAGGTGTAGCCTCCTCGCACTGCAAAGAGTGAGAAGCACAGACCTgagcccctctccccagcccgGCAGTGCCACAGGCACTGGAGGAACCACCGCGGCACCGCCGGCAGAGACAGGCCATGTGCCCCTGAGCTTGGACTTGAGCTGGGGAGCTGACGGCAGCTTCACAGAGCAGGATGCTTTATGACTTGCACAGCCACGAGGAGGAAGAAAGTCGCAGCAGAGACAGGAATGCTACCTGGGGCACAGGCTGGGCGAGCGCGCTGCTTGTCTGCAGGAGGTGATCGAGCTTCCGCGTCAGTCATCGCCTCCACATGCTGTGCAGCCTCACAGGAAAAGGCAGCTACTTCAGTCCAGATtccctctccagctcctccttgtTCCTTGGccccttcttcctctgcctttagTGACCTCCCTGCTCCTGTACCATCAGGAAAATTCAGTCCTTCCTCTTTCACACCGGCCAGCACAATCCTCTCGGCACAACTACCGTGTGGCTGCAACTCCAACCCATCGTTTTCACAGGCTGGAAAAGCGAACTTGTTGGCCTGAGTGGCTTTTGCACTGGGCCCTGCCAAGTCACTGCATCTGCTCTGACTTCATTACATTCCCACCTCAACTAGAATGAGAGAACAGTAAATAAACACACTAACTGCACAGGTGCAAGCAGCCTCATCTTCAGCTGCCGTGAGTCACTGTAGTCACACAGGAACCGttcccacctcccctccttTGCCATCCACATCACCCAAAGAAATCGCCTACGCCAACCTCTCTTTTCTTGATGTGGATAATCAAAAAAGGGCTGGAGCTGGACCACTTGTACCTAGCACAGCACTAGGGCTGAGGGAGAGGTGCTGGCTAGTGACAGGATTAAAAGAAGTTGGCGCTTTGACCATGCGTagtgaggaaaaaacattttaatttgctaGGGTAACAAAAATGCCTTAAGCTACACAGAAAATCCTGAGTCACAGGGCTAGAAAGGGTTATTTCTTGCTACAAAACAAGCCACTAGCCTAAACCCAAGCCCTGCCAGCCTGatatttcttcccctcttcccttacagctctcccttctccctacaaacacaagGGGGTTTTGTCTGTAGCAGAGCAGGGGCTACGTGCCACAGCTGGTCTGGTGTCACAGCCATCATtgtgacttttcaaatatttatttccagcctctttgttttgcttcctgccAGGCCTACCTGCAGATTTACCAACTCAAGGCAGAGTTATTTGCACGAAAGGAATGATGTGTTTGTTCAGCACTACACAGAAATGAGAATGTGCCCTCAAACGTGGGATCCTTCACTCAACGTCGGGTGCAGAAACAGCCCTTTGATGCCCCATGCCATGTTGGACCTGTATGTGGCAGCCTTGCTGAGTTGGGTTGGCAAACACAGGGGGaaacaaattttctcttttttttttttttcctactttcaATCAATGAGGAAGACAGGAGCACAGGCTGGGGCGTTACCGCTCAGTTTCCAGTTTTGTTATGGTCCCTGTAAGCTCTGGGCAAATCCACCGGGGAGTTTTAAAGCTGACCTCTGAGTTTTAGGGTCTTTTTCTTTATGAGAACTGAAAACTTTTAACCAGTTTTGAAGTTTAACCTTGAGCTCCACACTTTCATCATCATCTCTGTAAAATGGCAATAGGAACCTCAAGGTGAATTGTGGGAATAAGCTGAATAAAACGTGGGAGCTACATGGGTAAGCATGTGTGTGAGCACGTGTAATAAACATGTAGCTACAACACAAACTCGGAAAGATGCAGATAATGAAACCAGAGAAACACAGGTCAGGAACAAGTATTTCATTAGGGCTCATCTGTCACGTTCTGTAATTAAAAGTCAGAATAATCCAAGGCCCTGTAAAGAAATGTACACAGTGATGCTTCTTCCTGTAACGCAACCTGTCCTCGCTGTTATAAAGCACCATGGGCACTGCACATCACAAGAGGCCACACTGCTTGCAGCTCGCTTGAAGGGTCAGAGTAGCCACGCACCTGGAGAGTCCCTGTCCTGATTTAACAACGAAAAGCCACCACCTGCTGTGTTTcctgggaaaaggagaagaacaGTGACAGTGATTAAATGTCTGCTACGAGGCGGCACCTCATCCTGTAGCAGCATTCTCATTTATGGGACGTGGAGGTGAACTCTGGTACGCAGCCGCCTGGCAGCATTAAGTAGCTCAACCTTAATTAGCTTCAAGCTGTTAAATGCATCAAGAACTGGCTATTAGCAATCTCACATCGataaagttattttcatctGCCTCCTAGCTGGCAGGGAGCTCTTCCTACCTCAGCAGCACGCGCTCACCTTGGGCCAgggtgcagcagcagggggacagGGTCACaaaccccacagcagcacagcacaccAAAGCAACAACCTCAAATCAAGAGAATTTTGGCtgcagcttgggatgcagagCCAGCTCCTTCCCTACGGCTGCCCCACGTGTGATGACCCCAGCCACTGCCTGCCTGGCACAACGCAGCCCTGTCAAGGCACAGAACAGGGGTAGAGCTATTTTATTGCTGAACCCCAAATACTCACGGTCTCCTGAGGGTTCCACCACACACTTCCAGCAGTAGTGGGGCTTGCAAGGACTCTGCCTTGCTACCAAGGCCAGCAGGTGACTCTCCCAGGGGTGACATGCCTGTGAACACCTACCCAGAACTGCAGCGAAAGGCACCAAAGTTAACTCAAACTGAAAACTTCACTCCCAAGAATGTGGAAAGCCACAAACCACCAAGCAGGGAAACGAAACAAACCATGCAATGCTCTCAGCCCTCTGGCTTGTTCTGTCCTTTTGCCACTGTGACCAAGATCAGCtccatttcttcttgctttaaCTTACCTGCAGGAATAACTCTGACGGACAAGAAAGGTTTTATCAGCCCTCAGGTCCCTACCCTGCCTCCTCGTGCCCTTGCCATTCACATGCGCTGGGGTTTGTTCCTTGGGATCCTTTATCACAGagtcattagggttggaaagcCCTCCgggatcatctggtccaaccatcgccctgccaccaatgtcacctctaaaacatgtccctaagcaccacgtccaacctctccttgagcacccccagggacggtgactccaccacctccctgggaaacccctcccagtgcctgaccactctttctgagaagaaatgtctcctcatttccaacctgaacctcccctggcacaacttgaggccattcccccAGTCCTATTTGTCCTGTATAGGCTTATCACCAGcaatctgcaagaagaggctgaccccccCACACAGGGACCACAAACCCTATGGAGAGGAGCACCAGCTGCACACAAACCCAACCTCAGTCCCTCTATACACCCTTTTTTCCCCGCACATATCCAAGCTTTTCCCTCGGGATTTTCCTGGCTCGGGGAGCGGAGCGGCGGGACTACAACTCCCGGCGTGCCCCGCGCGGGGTGGCAGCCACTTCCGACCCGCCGGCGGGCGGTTGCCGTGGaaacggggggggggcacaggctGACCTGTGCAGGCgggatttgtttttgtttttttccccatagtttttaacaggatttttttttttttttcaacggCTATCTGATGAGCTGCAGACAGAAGGAGCTGCGCTGGGCAGCTGCATTGAGCAATGGCAGGCCACCTGAACAGAAGATCCtagaaaagccttttaaaaaaattttaaattaaattaaaaaaaaaaaaaaaagctgtatatgcattttggaaggaaaagtaaaacaaacaaacaacaaaaaaaaaaaaacaaaaaaacacccttaaaacatagaaaaaaaaaaaagggcaaccAGAAGGTGAAGCACTGGGGCCATGACGCCGTCTCCCTACATCTTCCTGCCTCTGTGCATCCGTACCACACAGCCCTCCCACCAAAATCCCCCAGGAGCCAGAAACCTCCCCAGTTTCTGCCCTTCTCGTGCCACGATGCTGCCTGGTGGTCGCTGTATGAATTTATTCTTAGAAAAGTCCAGCGGGGAGAGACACCCGGCAGTTCTTACCGCTCCCACCACCATCGTACTCCACTGGAGCAGGGCGTTTCAGGAGGAAATTGccacttttcttcccttttcagcCCCAAATTGTGTGATGACCTCACTGAAGACACTGATTTTGGTGCTCTCAGGCACAGCCAGGTTCTCAGGCAGCAGGTCAGGACTGGCATGCTCTTATACTAGTCATTCACTGCACCAAACATCACCGCAGCTAGGAACGTAACCCATGCCTGGGAGTGCTGCAGCTCTAATATTTACCTCCTTGGTAAATATCACAGCTGTCACCTGCTGCTCATCAGCAGCCACGTCTCACCCAGCCCCGGTCCCCCACTGCAAGCTGACCCCCCATTACCCACTTGGTCCTGCTGAGATCCTTTGGGCACAGCTGCCACCCTCCTGGTCTTGTCTGCGCCCCGCCATCAGTACCTCACCTTGACGAAGCCCCAAAGCACCAAGTTTTTGGGTACTCAGCAAACTCTGTCTCCAAAATGCACCCTGAGCATCAAGTCAATGCCTCTGACCTCCCCGGTGGCCTAGGGAGCCGGTGTTACCGGTGGGTGCAGGTTTTGTCTCGCCCCAACGCTTCCACGGGCTTTTCCAgccacagggagctggggggaatTTCCTCCTGCATGCACCCAactccccaggggctgctcgGCTGGCAGGGTGCATGGCttgccttccttctccttttttctctttttttttttttttccgtctttttcccctcccataATGCCAAAgttatttagtttttttttttttttttttttccccagcaggtTCAGGTGgaggtggagcagcaggagggagggagggacggcCAACTCCTCCTGCAGGCCTGGCGCCCAGCGATTGGGGCGGCAGGGGAGCCCAGCAAAGGGCACGGGCTGAAccagggagggggaaaaaataataaattaaaaaaaaaaaaaaaaactccaccaAGCACTGGTCCGGCAGGTCCAGTCGGCTCAAGCGGCGcgggagggaggcagctggcagggagccTGCAGCCAGAGGAAGCTCCTGAAGGTAAATGCAGCTCTCCGCTGCTTCCCTTTCCGCGTCGAAGTCGTCTCGGCCAGAGTCGGTAGGGTCTTGTCCTCTCCCCGCAAGCCCCACCGCTCTCCTCTGGCTCCCCAGGCAGCTTCCATCCCTGCTGCTTGCTCCCCTGCTGCCATGCCTCCCTGCCCGTCTCGCTCTCTCCATGGCCTTGCTCTGGGGGGGATGCCACAGCCCAACCATCGTGCTTGGATTGCTACAAATCCGGCCTGTTACTTATCCCAAGACATAGGAAATGGGAGCGTGCTACACGTTGCCCCGtgctcctcctccagccctaCACTGAGCTGCCCTCTGGGCACTCATTTTGTGCCCCAGAACAAAGGAGCCCCAGCTGTGCCTCCCCATGGGACTACGGAGGCATTGAGGGCTTCCCTCGGCTCTCTGACCAGCCCACATTTTGATGGGACTTAATATTTGCAACCATGAAATGATGTGAGAGCGACCCATCTGGGCAGGACAAAGTGCAGGCAGAGCATCCCACCAGGCAGGGAAAGCCCCACGCCACCCCAATATAGCCAGGTAGGGGGGGGAGCTCATCTCCAGCCCCTGTTCTTCTATCTTGGAGAAACCCAGTTAATCACAGAGACACCCAGTTAATATTTCAGGTATAAATCATCGTTCAGCTGCTCAAGCGTTTCCTGCGTACCTTGACCCCCAACTTCACCTGGTGCCAGGGCCGCTGTGCCAAAGGGAAGCAGGGTGCCTCCGTCCCCACTCCCAGCAGCGTCCCAGCATGGCTTCTCCAGGGACAAACTGGGTTCCATCATTTCAAAACCAGTTTGAGCGATGAAGGGCAGGGGCAAAGAGGCAGCCAAGAAGGATTTTTACCCCTGCTGGCCCCAGCAGTTATGCTGGGTGTGTTTACGGTCGCGCTGCCTTGCATAAACACCTGCAACGTGACATCCTTGCTATTCCCACATCAGCCCCAGCAGGCACAACACCCGcgctgggggctctgcaggcGTCTGGGGACAGAGGAGCCCAACCCCACCGCCAGGCTCTGCTTCACCGTTTGCTCCTGGTGCCTCTGCAATCTATCAGCAGGGTGCAGGGTGTCTTCCCTGGTCCCCCTTCTTCCCATGGGTTGATTGCAGCCTCTGGTTGTGCGATGCCAGCCGGGGGCTGGTCCCCGAGACCCCCACATGCAGGTCACGTTGTGCGGCTGCGCCTCTCCCTGGGCACGGCCACGGGGTAGCACCGCACCAAGCCTCCTAACGTGGCCGGGAGCACTGCACCCATTTAGATTAGTTCAACAGTATGAAAGCTCATGAGGTAGGGAGCCCGTGCTGCTATAAATAAACCACCCCGTGGCTTAATTTGCAATTTCTATGGGCACCTTGGGCTGGAAGCAGCACCGTGGCCAAGCCGCGCAGCACGGAGGAGGGTCCCTCGCTTGCACACCCCAACGAGTGGCTGTGTTCGGATCGTGGCTCGTTTCCCCTCACTGGCCTCTGGCTGGTTTTAGCTGGCAGAGCATTGTCCCGAAGCCATGTTTTTAATGTCCCACAGCCCTTAGTTGGTCATTAATCACCTCCTGACCAGGAATTTGCAGGCTGTAAGTTAGCActgtgcaggcagagcaggtgACTTAGTGGCTGTGCTTTGGCTTCGCCCCATGGTGGCTCCCACCACCCCGTGACCCAAATTGCTGTGGGGAGCAATAGGGCGCTTGCCCAGCGTTGTGCCAGCCCAGCAAGGAGCACCCAGTGCTCATGGAACAGTTTCTCATCTCTTCCAGCCCCAGTCTGCCCTGCGGTGGTGGTGGCAGCGGCAGGAGAACTTTGCCCCCCCCGGAAGACGGCACGCCGCGGGGGCCCTCCTGTCGTGGGTGGCCCGCCAGCAATGCCAGCAGCTGATCGCTCCTGACCATGGCAGGTAggctgcaaaatgaaatgtttcacatATTTTCAGCTGGGAAGGACCCCATGCTCTTGGGCATGGTGGAGGTCCTGCTTGTTGCTCCGGGGGTGGGTGAGGGGGCTGTCCAAGTCCCCAAAACCGgcccagcctgctgcagtgcagctgcaATCAGTGCTCTCTGCCAGACCCCGGCGGCTGAGCTTGTTTTTCTGGGGAAGCCGGGATGGCTACGGGGCTGTCATGCTTTCCACGATGCCAGAAGGTGTATCCCTGATGGCTTTCCCCTCTGAAACCCCCTTCCCACTGTGCCCCCAGCCCTTTGCAGCGTGCCTCCCGAACTTCTCGTCCCGGCTGCCAACGAGACGCTGGCGCTGGCGCTGGGGAGCCGGATAGCGCTGAACTGCACCGTGCGCTGGGCAGCCACCGAGCACTGCGAGCCTGTCCCCGCCTGGACCAAAGATGGGCAGTGGCTGGGCAGTGAGAGCAGCCAAGACACCACTTGGTAAGGAGCCTGCCCCAGGGTacgtctgtctgtctgtctgtctgggtTGCCCAACCCACAGTAgctccttctctccccaggTTCGGCCAAAATGCCTCGGTGCACCTCCTCGCCACCATCCTGCAGGTCAACCTCACGCATGACGCTGACTTCGGGGTGTTTGCCTGCTGGGTCAGCAACACCACGGCCACATTCACCCTGCGGCGAGAGGGTAGGGGCACACAGGGACCAAGTTCtggtggggacagggtgggggACAAAGAAGGGACACCTACGAGGAGGGTGGTCACGTAGGTGTCTGCAGTGGCCCCGTGGGTATCACAAAGCAGGCACTGGGGGCATGGCTGCACATTGGGATGCAGACCACAATACATTAAACCCAGAAGCCTGGGTCTGGAGCCACTGACTGCTCACTGTTCCCTTCCCCATCCTTGCAGAGGCCGCGGGGCACGTGAGTGCGGTGCTGGCAGCCCTCCTGGTCCTGgccctcctggtgctgctggctgggctctACGTCAGGTGCCGCCTGAGCGTGCTCCTCTGGTACAGGAACCACTATGGCGAGCTGGAGATAAATGGTGAGAAGGGTGTAGAGAACACGGTGCCCCCCCTTAGGACAAGCCTCCCCTGGGCCAGGGGCTCACCAGTGTGCAAAGCTCCCCCAGATAGGCTCCCCTTTTCCCCATGGTCACTGCCTCCTCAGATGGGAAGCTGTACGATGCCTACGTGTCCCACGCCACTGCCCCGGATGACCGAAAGTTCGTCCACTTCATCGTGAAGCCACAGCTGGAGAACCGCTACGGCTACAAGCTCTTCCTGGACGAGCAGAACATCCTGCCCAATGCTGGTAGGCACTGGCTGCCCACCCAGACCTCTGTGGGATTGGGCAGAGGGACAATGCCAGCACCTGGGCTTGGAAACCAAGAGGGGACAGGAAAAGGGCTGAGCTGCTTGTCTCTCTCCCACGCAGAGCCATCAGCTGACTTGATCATGAATGTAAGCCGGTGCCGGCGCCTCATCGTAGTCCTCTCCGTGGCCTATCTGGAGCAAGACTGGTGCAACAGCAGCTTCAGGTACGAGCCTGCTCCTGTCAGCtcctgggggagaggaggcgGTGGGCCCTCACCCTCCTGCCACATGCCTGACTCACAGGGAAGGCCTTTGGAGGTTGCTGGAGCTCTCCAAGAAACCCATCTTCATCGTCTTTGAGAGCCAGTACCGGGAGATCACGCACCCTGCCATCAGCCTGCTGAAGCAGCACAGGAATGTGGTGACCTTGCTGGTGTGGCGAGCTGACTCCATGGTAAGAGCAAGGTCCCATATTGCCAGCAACCCCCCTTTCTATCCCCGGTGCCCCATTTTGTATAAACTCAGTGATCAGGAGCCCCGTGCCGCGCCAGGGCGTCCCCCAGCTGAAGGAGCCGGGGCAGTGAAGCTTTGTCCCCGCGCTGCTGTGGCTGCTCACGTCTCAGGGCTGGGCTGTGAGCTGCTGCGCTCCAGCAGGTTGGGCCGGTTTCTCTGCCGCTGCGCGGGCACGCTGCCATGCCGGGAGCACAGCTCTGACCTTGGCTGAGCTCCCAGCTCCAGAAAGAGAGAGCCGAGCCCCACAGAGCCTACCACAGCCC
The genomic region above belongs to Cygnus olor isolate bCygOlo1 chromosome 5, bCygOlo1.pri.v2, whole genome shotgun sequence and contains:
- the SIGIRR gene encoding single Ig IL-1-related receptor isoform X1 → MAALCSVPPELLVPAANETLALALGSRIALNCTVRWAATEHCEPVPAWTKDGQWLGSESSQDTTWFGQNASVHLLATILQVNLTHDADFGVFACWVSNTTATFTLRREEAAGHVSAVLAALLVLALLVLLAGLYVRCRLSVLLWYRNHYGELEINDGKLYDAYVSHATAPDDRKFVHFIVKPQLENRYGYKLFLDEQNILPNAEPSADLIMNVSRCRRLIVVLSVAYLEQDWCNSSFREGLWRLLELSKKPIFIVFESQYREITHPAISLLKQHRNVVTLLVWRADSMTPSSDFWKELCLALPRKVSFQGTMGDPQTQLQEDKDPMLILHSSYLDSRGDPHPDGDLGAGLRGCLFRGPPPPHVSSLRVPAALATGTPEDAQQRDGHRAEIDISDLGSRNYGARTDFYCLVTEDDI
- the SIGIRR gene encoding single Ig IL-1-related receptor isoform X2; its protein translation is MGSGWAVRAAKTPLAPSLPRFGQNASVHLLATILQVNLTHDADFGVFACWVSNTTATFTLRREEAAGHVSAVLAALLVLALLVLLAGLYVRCRLSVLLWYRNHYGELEINDGKLYDAYVSHATAPDDRKFVHFIVKPQLENRYGYKLFLDEQNILPNAEPSADLIMNVSRCRRLIVVLSVAYLEQDWCNSSFREGLWRLLELSKKPIFIVFESQYREITHPAISLLKQHRNVVTLLVWRADSMTPSSDFWKELCLALPRKVSFQGTMGDPQTQLQEDKDPMLILHSSYLDSRGDPHPDGDLGAGLRGCLFRGPPPPHVSSLRVPAALATGTPEDAQQRDGHRAEIDISDLGSRNYGARTDFYCLVTEDDI